The Micromonospora sp. Llam0 genome includes a window with the following:
- a CDS encoding GntR family transcriptional regulator yields the protein MDEPTSTDKRPPSRRIADDLRLSIQAGELAPGDKLPSERDLAARYGTARNTAREAISILQGEGLVVAQHGRGVYVRTSRPLMRLGANRYSRQLRNETGLSPFRIEVTKQGRVPRTECRSVTRDTPPPDVAERLGIDANAATVIRRENWYFADDEPVQVGVTYIPADVADGSPLATERTLGEGSIYARFEELGHRITRIREEISARMPYHDEVTGLGMPPGVPVIEVLHTSFDEQHKPFEVTRFVMRGDLNGLDYDMPVED from the coding sequence ATGGACGAGCCGACCAGCACAGACAAGCGACCACCCAGCCGTCGGATAGCCGATGACCTGCGCCTGAGCATCCAGGCGGGGGAGTTGGCACCCGGAGACAAGCTGCCTTCTGAGCGGGACCTTGCCGCCCGGTACGGCACGGCACGCAACACCGCCAGGGAAGCGATCAGCATCCTGCAAGGGGAGGGCCTGGTCGTCGCGCAGCACGGGCGCGGCGTCTACGTCCGGACCAGCCGACCCCTGATGCGCCTCGGTGCCAACCGCTACTCCCGACAGCTGCGCAACGAAACGGGACTGTCGCCGTTCCGCATCGAAGTCACGAAACAGGGCCGCGTGCCCAGGACTGAATGCCGGTCGGTCACCCGTGACACCCCGCCGCCGGACGTCGCCGAGCGCCTCGGCATCGACGCGAACGCCGCGACCGTCATCCGGCGGGAGAACTGGTACTTCGCCGATGACGAGCCGGTACAGGTCGGCGTGACGTACATCCCCGCCGACGTCGCCGATGGATCGCCGCTGGCGACTGAGCGGACCCTCGGCGAGGGCAGCATCTACGCGAGGTTCGAAGAACTCGGCCACCGGATCACCCGCATCAGGGAAGAGATCTCGGCCCGGATGCCGTACCACGACGAGGTCACCGGGTTGGGGATGCCGCCCGGCGTCCCGGTCATCGAGGTGCTGCACACCAGCTTCGACGAGCAGCACAAACCATTCGAGGTCACCAGATTCGTGATGCGCGGCGACCTGAACGGACTGGACTACGACATGCCCGTAGAGGAC